One Haloterrigena salifodinae DNA window includes the following coding sequences:
- a CDS encoding DUF7504 family protein gives MNHSRTNTRTNEALIDLEGIPETVPEGAALCIAKPAPLTESALPLHITNRYADGEDCRIITTSSVTAEETIRQEQQVAATADHRLEIIDTTADEHLEALYQENPIISIPRSGDLTQVTLALWDLEESFSKTHPTHVVLRSLTPILNDSSIEGVRNVLENVIEHQRSRSCLTIFSVEYTEHSEPTMAAPESLVDGVVWVEQTSNDELQLDYHRTRNTDR, from the coding sequence ATGAATCACTCTCGGACAAATACCCGAACGAACGAAGCACTCATCGATTTAGAAGGAATTCCCGAAACCGTCCCGGAGGGAGCAGCGCTCTGTATCGCAAAACCGGCACCGCTTACTGAATCTGCCCTTCCGCTGCACATCACGAACCGATACGCAGACGGGGAAGACTGTCGAATTATTACTACCTCGTCGGTCACTGCGGAGGAAACGATTCGACAGGAACAGCAGGTGGCAGCAACAGCAGACCACCGTCTCGAAATCATTGATACGACTGCTGACGAACACCTCGAAGCCCTCTACCAAGAAAACCCCATTATTTCGATTCCTCGTTCGGGTGACCTGACGCAAGTCACGCTTGCTCTCTGGGATCTCGAAGAATCATTCTCTAAAACCCACCCGACACACGTGGTTCTTCGATCGCTGACGCCGATTCTCAACGACTCGTCTATCGAAGGAGTCCGTAACGTGCTCGAAAACGTAATCGAACACCAGCGGTCCCGTTCCTGTCTCACCATCTTCAGCGTTGAGTATACGGAGCACAGCGAACCGACGATGGCTGCACCAGAGAGCCTCGTTGACGGAGTCGTATGGGTTGAACAAACGTCGAACGACGAACTTCAACTCGACTATCACCGAACTCGGAATACAGATCGGTAG